In the Leptotrichia sp. oral taxon 847 genome, one interval contains:
- a CDS encoding ShlB/FhaC/HecB family hemolysin secretion/activation protein: MYTGQIFNSSYSNDVLYGSERQTIGGVGSVGGFKNDTIQGDKAVEIDNEISYNIPIKKFAIISPYLSYGYGTAKYNKDNSKYARGHVTGITTGLRLNTKYLDFDFGYAKPMAHSDYLNPKKQDIYFSGNMKISF, translated from the coding sequence TTGTATACAGGGCAAATATTTAACAGCAGTTATTCAAATGATGTGCTTTACGGAAGCGAAAGACAGACAATAGGCGGTGTAGGAAGTGTCGGAGGATTCAAGAATGATACGATACAAGGGGATAAAGCAGTTGAAATTGACAATGAGATTTCATACAATATTCCTATAAAAAAATTTGCAATAATTTCACCATATTTGAGTTATGGATATGGAACGGCAAAATATAACAAGGATAATTCAAAATATGCAAGAGGACATGTAACAGGAATTACAACAGGATTAAGGCTTAATACAAAATATCTTGATTTTGATTTTGGATATGCAAAGCCAATGGCACATTCAGATTATTTGAATCCTAAAAAGCAAGATATATACTTTAGTGGAAATATGAAAATTAGTTTTTAA
- a CDS encoding ShlB/FhaC/HecB family hemolysin secretion/activation protein — MKNIKKYITILIFSLATINFSAPVDDATKILDIQQRQQEQERSRMEQQKSQEEFENTRFNDVPKIDKDSNFDDKNSKKFLINEIDIEDKDKLLSKKEKNNIIKKYEYLEMGSSDIQNILVEITNKLVSKGYITSIATVSDKNDLTTGTLNLKVVAGKIEDVRINSGNGLDKYKEFFMFPKNRGKVLNIRDLDTATDNFNSIGANNMKMDIVPSSRENYSRIEVKNRLKNKYTVGILTNNYGDDKQNGIWRRGINLNIDSPLGIGDNFYFTYMTVPKKDPDRSWKKNIEDLAPGEILPIGPVGYDPSNGDTLPYKRRLDMFNFGYTMKFRTYTLKLSSNKSIQESSFYSGNTVYDMYSSSRTTQANLEKILFRNQKSKVSFEAGIKQKHNQNYLEKSVLSNRKLSIGTVGLNTTTSLFSGILGVNLGYERGLKIFGAERDNGKLDINPKAQFDKYTLDVSYYKPITNKFVYRANI; from the coding sequence GTGAAAAATATAAAAAAATATATAACAATACTAATTTTTTCTCTAGCTACTATTAATTTTTCAGCACCTGTTGATGATGCTACTAAAATTTTAGATATTCAGCAAAGACAACAAGAGCAGGAAAGAAGCAGGATGGAGCAGCAAAAAAGTCAAGAAGAATTTGAAAATACCAGATTTAATGATGTTCCAAAAATTGATAAAGATAGCAACTTTGATGATAAAAATTCTAAAAAGTTTTTGATAAATGAAATTGATATTGAAGATAAAGACAAACTACTTTCTAAGAAAGAAAAGAATAATATAATTAAAAAATATGAATATTTGGAAATGGGAAGCAGCGATATTCAAAATATTCTGGTTGAAATTACTAATAAATTAGTTTCTAAAGGGTATATTACAAGTATTGCGACAGTTTCAGATAAAAATGATTTGACCACAGGAACTTTAAACTTAAAAGTTGTCGCAGGGAAGATTGAAGATGTCAGAATTAATTCTGGCAATGGACTTGATAAATATAAGGAATTTTTTATGTTCCCTAAAAACAGAGGGAAAGTGTTGAATATAAGAGATCTGGATACTGCTACGGATAATTTTAACTCTATCGGCGCTAATAATATGAAGATGGACATTGTTCCTTCAAGCCGTGAAAACTACTCAAGAATTGAAGTAAAAAACAGATTAAAGAATAAGTATACTGTTGGAATTTTGACTAACAACTATGGGGACGATAAGCAGAACGGAATTTGGAGAAGAGGTATAAACCTTAATATTGACAGCCCTCTTGGCATTGGGGACAACTTCTATTTCACATATATGACAGTTCCTAAAAAAGATCCTGACAGAAGCTGGAAGAAAAACATAGAAGATTTAGCTCCGGGAGAAATTTTACCAATTGGTCCAGTTGGTTATGATCCTTCAAACGGAGATACATTGCCATATAAAAGACGGCTTGATATGTTTAATTTTGGATATACGATGAAATTTAGAACATATACTTTAAAACTTAGTTCAAATAAAAGTATTCAGGAAAGCAGTTTCTATTCAGGAAATACAGTTTATGATATGTACTCATCGAGTCGGACTACACAAGCAAATTTGGAAAAAATATTGTTCAGAAATCAAAAGAGCAAAGTAAGTTTTGAAGCGGGGATAAAACAGAAGCATAATCAGAACTATTTGGAAAAGTCAGTTCTATCAAATAGAAAATTGTCAATAGGGACAGTTGGCTTAAATACAACGACATCTCTATTTAGCGGTATTCTGGGAGTAAATTTAGGATATGAAAGAGGACTTAAAATTTTTGGAGCAGAAAGGGATAATGGAAAGCTGGATATAAATCCAAAGGCTCAATTTGATAAATATACTCTTGATGTAAGCTACTATAAGCCTATTACGAATAAATTTGTATACAGGGCAAATATTTAA